The proteins below are encoded in one region of Desulfomonile tiedjei:
- a CDS encoding nitroreductase gives MDLIEALRRRHSIRAFKDESIARDLLEQTLSDASRAPSALNMQPWEIHMVLNEERKRLSRRLIRAFRERSISCGPGAVRPLPDRFMQRGRACADAMTPLVERSGSDFKTCINEGSLNFYGAPAVALLFMDESFPPERMADIGVFAGYLVLAAAGHGLASCPIGLVRAYEDEIKDHLNIPEEKQLIVSVALGKADPMAPINEFRSSRAELKELVRWIG, from the coding sequence ATGGACCTTATCGAAGCGCTGCGAAGGCGACACAGCATTCGGGCCTTTAAAGATGAATCCATTGCGCGCGACTTGCTGGAACAGACCCTTTCCGATGCCTCCAGAGCGCCTTCTGCATTAAACATGCAGCCCTGGGAAATTCACATGGTGCTGAACGAGGAGCGCAAGCGGCTCTCCCGGCGATTGATTCGTGCGTTCAGGGAACGAAGCATAAGCTGTGGTCCCGGCGCTGTGCGGCCTCTGCCCGACCGCTTTATGCAGCGGGGCAGGGCGTGCGCGGATGCCATGACACCTTTGGTCGAGCGTTCCGGTTCAGACTTCAAAACGTGCATAAACGAAGGGAGCCTGAATTTCTACGGAGCCCCCGCCGTTGCCCTGCTGTTCATGGATGAATCGTTTCCCCCGGAGAGAATGGCGGACATAGGAGTTTTTGCAGGGTACCTGGTTTTGGCAGCGGCCGGGCATGGGCTGGCATCGTGCCCGATCGGACTCGTCCGGGCGTACGAAGACGAAATCAAAGATCACCTGAACATTCCTGAAGAGAAGCAATTGATAGTGTCGGTGGCATTGGGCAAGGCGGACCCAATGGCCCCAATAAATGAATTCAGGTCCAGCAGAGCGGAATTGAAAGAGTTAGTGCGGTGGATCGGTTGA